GGCTCTCGCCAGTCAAAGGGGCGTGAATTTCATGCAATTCACGGGTGATCTTATCAACGGTTACTCCTACAACCCCGAGGAGCAGAGGCTGCAGTTCCGTAACTGGAAAAATGCAGTGCAACCCTTCGCTGCATACTTCCCGATATACACTACCATGGGTAACCACGAGGGACAACACATCAGATTTATTGATGAAAGCAAGGTTGCCCGGAATCTTAGAGTGGACAGATTTCCTTTCGACTCACTCTCTGCCGAGACTGTATTTGCCGATGAGCTGGTGAATCCCCTCAACGAAGAGCTGATTTCAGAGGACGGATCGAAATATGATCCCAGCCCTTCAACCATTGATTTCCCGTCGTACAGTGAAACTGCGTACAGCTACACTTTTGGCAACAGTGCAATGATCGTGATGAATTCAAATTACTGGTTTTCACCCGATGCTAAAGCTAATCCGGGGCTTTCCGGAAATCCGCATGCGTATATAATGGAGAATCAGTTCAACTGGTTTGCCAAGAAATTGCTCGAATATGAAGCTGACAACAGCATCAAGCACATTTTTGTCTCGGTTCACACTCCTTTGTTCCCAAATGGCGGACATTCGGGAGATGACATGTGGTACTCGGGCAACAATTCCGTGAGGGCAAGAATCGCCGGAAAGGATGTGGAGACAGGCATTATCGAGAGACGCGACATGTTCCTCGATCTGATGGTGAATAAGTCGAAGAAAACCAGAGCTGTCCTCACAGGTGACGAGCACAACTATAACCACCTCGTGATAAACCCTGAGATGAAGATGTATCCTGAAAACTGGGACAAGAAAAAAGTGAAGTTGAGCAGGACAATCTTTCAGATCAACAACGGAGCGGCCGGTGCACCTTATTATGCGAAGGAAAAACTCCCTTGGAGCGAGTATTGTAAGTCGTTTACCACAAGAAATGCACTTGTTTTCATCACCGTGGATGGTGACAGGGTTACAGTTGAAACGGTAAATCCTGACACGCTTGAAGAAATCGAATCTTTT
The nucleotide sequence above comes from Ignavibacteria bacterium. Encoded proteins:
- a CDS encoding metallophosphoesterase, producing MHKYIFSTAVLFILFATNALSQEVPASYSNIKYDASKRLYYFEEDGRKLYEKAGNPRYDVEKFISGISGNSKGLSFNFGDTLLNGTLYYGLIPVGDGKYPLPVWFNKSVAIEKGVCSVDIRGTLSGTYDMIDWQKNGYGLLGYRITNSAGAMLYDGKVEFVAGEPFMVSNTIVDGPFVNVVTENSAIISFRTNFVTESSVTVGKREYELEPGRKHELLVTELLPSTEYVYTVRAGNTVFEQKFKTAPRKGDNSKFTFAYASDSRASQGGGERSLFGSNVYIMRKIMALASQRGVNFMQFTGDLINGYSYNPEEQRLQFRNWKNAVQPFAAYFPIYTTMGNHEGQHIRFIDESKVARNLRVDRFPFDSLSAETVFADELVNPLNEELISEDGSKYDPSPSTIDFPSYSETAYSYTFGNSAMIVMNSNYWFSPDAKANPGLSGNPHAYIMENQFNWFAKKLLEYEADNSIKHIFVSVHTPLFPNGGHSGDDMWYSGNNSVRARIAGKDVETGIIERRDMFLDLMVNKSKKTRAVLTGDEHNYNHLVINPEMKMYPENWDKKKVKLSRTIFQINNGAAGAPYYAKEKLPWSEYCKSFTTRNALVFITVDGDRVTVETVNPDTLEEIESFELNTKQ